Proteins from a genomic interval of Paenibacillus lentus:
- the rapZ gene encoding RNase adapter RapZ: protein MSDKEKASVANLIIITGMSGAGKSLAVRSLEDLGFFCVDNLPPVLIPKFAELIEQSNGKIAKVALVIDLRGREFFTALSESLGYVKDHFTIKSEILFLDATDSVLVQRYKESRRRHPLAPDGMPLDGIRLERKMLEELKISATQVIDTSNIKPAQLKEKIISRFSHLESNYLSVNITSFGFKYGIPIDADLVFDVRFLPNPHYIEQLRPHTGQDSDVYDYVMKWPETQSFLTKLLDMLHFLLPQYHKEGKSQVIIAIGCTGGKHRSVAIAEYLGRMLGTSETETVRVSHRDEGRDRH, encoded by the coding sequence ATGTCAGACAAAGAGAAAGCATCGGTTGCAAATTTGATTATCATTACAGGCATGTCCGGGGCAGGGAAATCACTCGCTGTAAGGAGCCTGGAAGATCTAGGATTTTTCTGCGTGGACAATTTGCCTCCAGTACTCATCCCCAAATTCGCTGAGCTCATCGAGCAATCGAATGGAAAAATCGCCAAGGTGGCGCTGGTGATCGACCTGCGCGGAAGAGAATTTTTTACGGCGTTGTCCGAGTCGCTGGGCTATGTAAAGGATCACTTTACGATTAAATCTGAAATCTTATTCCTGGATGCGACAGATTCTGTATTGGTTCAACGATACAAGGAGAGCCGCCGCCGTCACCCACTCGCTCCGGATGGTATGCCGCTGGACGGTATCCGGCTTGAACGAAAAATGCTGGAGGAACTGAAGATTTCCGCCACTCAGGTGATTGATACGAGCAATATTAAGCCTGCTCAGCTTAAAGAGAAAATCATCTCCCGCTTCTCTCATTTGGAGAGCAATTATTTATCCGTTAACATCACATCCTTCGGATTTAAATACGGCATACCGATCGACGCCGATTTGGTCTTCGACGTCCGGTTTTTGCCAAACCCTCACTATATTGAGCAGCTTCGTCCACACACGGGACAAGATAGCGATGTATATGATTATGTTATGAAGTGGCCGGAGACGCAGTCTTTCTTAACCAAGCTGCTTGATATGCTGCATTTTCTGCTGCCACAATATCATAAAGAGGGAAAAAGCCAGGTCATTATCGCCATTGGCTGTACTGGAGGGAAGCATCGTTCGGTCGCCATTGCTGAATATTTGGGCCGGATGCTCGGTACTAGTGAAACGGAAACGGTTCGCGTAAGCCACAGGGATGAGGGCCGAGACCGACATTAA
- a CDS encoding ABC transporter permease: MRKSSLSVLPVLLWLGAFLVIPMLIVVGMSFMGRDATGGVVAGFSLSSYARFFDPLYLGIYWDTIVLSVLTTVICLLLSYPLAYYIANSGPKKQTWGLILVTIPFWINFLIRTYAWVLLLRTQGIVNNLLVDIGLIQEPLQMLYTRGAVLLGMVYTFIPFMVLPIYVALEQMDKKLLEAASDLGASSWKAFWHITLPQTKSGIMTGSVLVYVSTTGMFVVTDILGGAKSAMISNVIQAQFSGARDWPFGSAMSIIFVITSLIMIALFNKAMTSRHLKVKEGR, translated from the coding sequence ATGAGGAAGTCAAGCCTGTCCGTATTGCCGGTACTGCTGTGGCTGGGTGCTTTTCTAGTCATTCCGATGCTGATCGTCGTCGGTATGTCGTTCATGGGTCGAGATGCGACAGGCGGAGTTGTAGCCGGGTTCAGTCTGTCCTCTTATGCTCGTTTTTTCGATCCACTCTATTTGGGGATTTATTGGGATACGATCGTGCTGTCTGTGTTAACGACGGTAATCTGTCTTTTGCTTAGCTACCCCCTGGCTTATTATATCGCGAACTCGGGTCCGAAGAAGCAGACATGGGGACTTATTCTTGTGACGATTCCGTTCTGGATCAATTTCCTCATCCGCACCTACGCATGGGTTCTGCTGCTTCGGACCCAAGGAATCGTCAACAACCTGCTGGTCGATATCGGCTTAATCCAGGAGCCGCTCCAGATGCTATATACACGAGGAGCTGTCTTGCTTGGGATGGTTTATACGTTTATTCCTTTTATGGTGCTGCCTATCTATGTTGCGCTGGAGCAAATGGATAAAAAGCTGTTAGAGGCGGCTAGCGACCTCGGGGCATCATCATGGAAGGCATTTTGGCATATTACGCTGCCGCAGACGAAGTCGGGAATAATGACAGGCTCCGTGCTGGTCTATGTCTCTACGACGGGGATGTTTGTCGTAACAGACATTCTGGGCGGGGCGAAATCAGCGATGATCAGCAATGTCATTCAAGCGCAATTTTCAGGTGCGCGGGACTGGCCGTTTGGCTCGGCGATGTCAATCATCTTCGTGATCACATCTTTAATTATGATCGCCTTGTTTAACAAAGCGATGACTTCCAGACACTTAAAAGTGAAGGAGGGCCGCTGA
- a CDS encoding ROK family glucokinase has translation MSEKIYIGVDLGGTAIKVGICNDEGQLLHTYEGPTEADKGADTVVNNIEQYVRQIVEESSFEWEQVAGIGAGVAGFTDVREGIIILAPNVGLRDLPIREILEARLGKPVKIDNDANVAALGEAWGGAGKGIDHCVCATLGTGVGAGIILNGKIYQGFAGFAGELGHMSVVPDLEAIQCGCGENGCLETVSSATGIIRMANDAVARGERTTLSQVEKIMAKDVFDAAKEGDEVAIRIVNRAAFYLGKALAAVAVVLNPEVFIIGGGVSKAGDILFNEVRSVFQKLTPEVSARGVSIVPAMLGNDAGMVGAAGLFTRS, from the coding sequence ATGTCTGAAAAAATCTACATTGGTGTTGACCTTGGCGGGACTGCGATCAAAGTTGGCATCTGTAATGATGAAGGGCAGCTTCTTCATACTTATGAAGGGCCAACCGAGGCTGATAAAGGTGCCGATACCGTTGTGAACAACATCGAGCAGTATGTCCGTCAAATTGTGGAGGAATCTTCATTTGAATGGGAACAGGTAGCAGGTATCGGTGCTGGAGTTGCCGGGTTTACGGACGTACGCGAAGGGATTATCATTCTAGCACCGAATGTAGGTTTGAGGGATCTTCCGATTCGAGAGATTCTGGAGGCACGTCTGGGCAAGCCTGTCAAAATAGACAATGATGCTAACGTTGCGGCATTAGGAGAAGCATGGGGGGGCGCGGGCAAAGGCATCGATCACTGTGTCTGCGCTACGCTCGGTACGGGAGTCGGTGCAGGTATTATCTTGAATGGTAAAATTTACCAGGGCTTTGCCGGATTTGCAGGAGAACTTGGCCATATGTCAGTAGTTCCTGACCTCGAAGCGATTCAATGCGGTTGCGGTGAGAACGGATGTCTGGAGACGGTATCCTCGGCGACTGGTATTATTCGGATGGCCAACGATGCTGTGGCGAGAGGCGAGCGTACTACGTTGTCACAGGTGGAGAAAATTATGGCGAAGGACGTATTTGATGCAGCTAAAGAGGGTGACGAGGTGGCTATTCGAATTGTCAACCGTGCTGCATTTTATTTAGGGAAAGCGTTGGCCGCTGTAGCTGTCGTTCTTAATCCGGAAGTGTTCATTATTGGTGGCGGAGTATCCAAAGCTGGGGACATTTTATTTAATGAAGTGCGTAGCGTGTTCCAGAAGCTGACGCCGGAAGTATCGGCAAGAGGAGTAAGCATCGTTCCTGCAATGCTGGGCAATGATGCGGGAATGGTTGGCGCAGCTGGCCTATTTACTCGTTCGTAG
- a CDS encoding ABC transporter ATP-binding protein — MIELSEVEKSFAGQVVVHPLSLTIQEGEFLTLLGPSGCGKTTILRMIAGFEQPTSGKILLDGTDLTHLPPNRRDLNLVFQHYALFPHMTVEDNIAFGLKMKKMPSKELRQRVEEAVTMTQLTPLIKRYPHQLSGGQQQRVAIARAIANKPKVLLLDEPLGALDLQLRKNLQSELKQLQRNLGITFVYVTHDQEEAMMLSDRIVIMNNGQVEQIGTPREIYATPTTLFSATFVGENNIFSSDGRLFAVRPEKLVANRQVEGSKRSGEVMDVLYLGSIHKLIVQLDNEPMTVSIVLDVTDDRSWNIGEKVGVDWNTEDEVVIGP, encoded by the coding sequence ATGATTGAACTGTCCGAGGTTGAGAAAAGCTTTGCGGGACAAGTCGTTGTGCATCCGCTATCGCTCACCATACAGGAAGGGGAGTTCTTAACCCTGCTGGGCCCGAGCGGCTGCGGCAAGACGACGATATTACGCATGATCGCCGGGTTCGAGCAACCGACGAGCGGAAAGATATTGCTGGATGGAACGGATTTGACGCATTTGCCTCCGAACCGCCGGGATTTGAATTTAGTGTTTCAGCACTATGCGCTATTTCCGCACATGACCGTTGAGGATAATATTGCGTTTGGCTTGAAAATGAAGAAAATGCCGTCTAAGGAGCTGCGGCAGCGCGTAGAAGAAGCGGTTACGATGACCCAGTTAACTCCGCTGATTAAGCGTTATCCGCATCAGCTGTCCGGTGGGCAACAGCAGCGCGTGGCTATCGCCAGAGCGATTGCAAACAAGCCGAAGGTGCTACTGCTCGATGAGCCGCTGGGTGCTCTTGATTTGCAGCTTCGGAAGAATTTGCAATCCGAGCTGAAGCAATTACAGCGGAATCTGGGCATTACGTTTGTTTATGTAACCCACGATCAGGAGGAAGCGATGATGCTGTCCGACCGGATCGTGATCATGAATAATGGGCAAGTAGAACAAATAGGCACGCCTCGCGAAATTTACGCGACACCAACCACTCTGTTCTCCGCCACCTTCGTAGGAGAGAATAACATTTTCTCCAGCGATGGGCGGTTATTTGCTGTGCGTCCAGAGAAATTAGTGGCGAACAGGCAGGTTGAAGGCTCCAAACGCAGCGGAGAGGTTATGGACGTGCTGTATCTTGGCAGCATTCATAAGCTGATTGTTCAGTTAGACAACGAGCCGATGACCGTGTCAATCGTACTTGATGTTACAGATGATCGTTCATGGAATATTGGCGAAAAGGTTGGGGTGGACTGGAATACGGAGGATGAGGTGGTTATCGGGCCATGA
- a CDS encoding DUF438 domain-containing protein has product MSEIINNREYSVPEQGRRQELLKEIIKELHEGKSVEEVKARFEEAVGDVTVAEISAMEQALMEEEGIPVSEVQRLCSVHTAIFKGSIEEIHRSSKPEEQPGHPVHTFKLENREIERHVNFKLELHKDKFQREDSKEIVYKLVEDLNLLLDIDKHYSRKENLLFPYLERYGIYGPTKVMWGVDDAIRAMIKEVKEKLLSYSGDSADKDTLIIDLERVITEVNEMIFKEENILLPMALEKLTEDEWVKIAEESDEIGYCLVAPKEKWIPDRVPLPFAEEEEAVNGHLPEGLIRFETGIVSVAQMEAIMNHLPVDLTFIDEHDVVRYFSHGKERIFARTKAVIGRTVQNCHPPQSMHIVDKLLADFKSGRKDSEDFWIPFRDKFVYIRYFAIRSDDGKYMGTLEFTQNIAPIQALEGQKRIMS; this is encoded by the coding sequence ATGAGTGAAATCATCAATAATCGGGAGTATTCAGTACCAGAGCAGGGACGTCGACAGGAGCTGTTAAAGGAGATTATTAAAGAGCTGCATGAAGGAAAGAGCGTAGAGGAGGTTAAAGCGCGGTTCGAGGAAGCGGTAGGAGATGTAACCGTAGCGGAAATATCCGCCATGGAGCAAGCTTTGATGGAGGAGGAAGGAATACCTGTCTCTGAGGTACAGCGCTTATGCTCTGTCCACACGGCTATTTTTAAAGGCTCGATCGAGGAGATTCACCGCTCATCCAAGCCGGAGGAGCAGCCGGGGCATCCTGTCCATACCTTTAAGCTGGAGAACCGCGAAATTGAGCGACATGTCAATTTTAAACTGGAGCTGCATAAGGATAAATTCCAACGGGAGGACAGCAAGGAAATCGTCTACAAGCTGGTGGAGGATTTGAATCTACTCCTGGACATCGATAAGCATTATAGCCGCAAGGAAAATTTGTTGTTTCCGTATTTAGAGAGGTATGGTATCTATGGTCCCACCAAAGTCATGTGGGGCGTAGACGATGCGATTCGCGCCATGATCAAGGAAGTAAAGGAGAAACTGCTGAGCTACAGCGGCGATAGTGCGGATAAGGACACACTCATCATCGATCTGGAGCGCGTGATCACTGAGGTCAACGAGATGATCTTTAAAGAAGAGAATATTTTGCTACCGATGGCCTTGGAGAAGCTGACAGAGGATGAATGGGTTAAGATTGCCGAAGAGAGCGATGAGATCGGTTATTGTCTGGTTGCTCCGAAGGAGAAATGGATTCCCGATCGCGTTCCGCTTCCTTTTGCTGAAGAGGAGGAAGCGGTGAACGGCCATCTGCCGGAGGGGCTGATCCGGTTCGAGACAGGGATCGTGTCCGTAGCACAGATGGAAGCGATTATGAATCATCTGCCTGTCGATCTGACCTTTATCGATGAGCATGATGTCGTCCGGTACTTTTCCCACGGGAAGGAACGGATCTTCGCCCGGACGAAGGCGGTCATTGGACGCACGGTGCAGAACTGTCATCCTCCGCAAAGCATGCATATTGTGGATAAGCTGCTGGCAGACTTCAAATCTGGACGGAAGGATTCGGAGGATTTTTGGATTCCGTTTAGGGACAAATTCGTTTACATTCGTTATTTTGCCATTCGTAGTGATGATGGGAAATATATGGGAACCTTGGAGTTTACGCAAAATATCGCTCCGATCCAGGCTCTGGAGGGACAGAAGCGAATCATGTCTTGA
- the whiA gene encoding DNA-binding protein WhiA, whose translation MSFAAQTKKELTMVEAESCCEQAELSALIRMNGSVQVSNKKVVLDISTENAAIARRIYSLLKKHFQVHTELLVRKKMRLKKNNVYIVRIPTRVQEILKTLNIVSEGFIFTQGINPDLTRENCCKRAYLRGAFMAGGSVNNPEGSSYHLEISSMYEEHCKALVELANEFHLNARCIERKKGFIFYIKEGEKIIELLNIIGAHQALFKFEDVRIMRDMRNSVNRIVNCETANLNKTIGAAVRQIENIRLLQKEVGLENLPEKLREVAEVRLAHPDMNLKEVGELLKGKVSKSGVNHRLRKIDELAEKIRGGTSV comes from the coding sequence TTGTCGTTTGCGGCGCAAACCAAAAAGGAACTAACGATGGTCGAGGCCGAGTCCTGTTGTGAGCAGGCCGAGCTGTCCGCGCTAATTCGGATGAACGGCTCGGTGCAGGTTTCGAACAAAAAGGTTGTTCTGGACATCTCCACGGAAAACGCCGCGATTGCAAGGCGAATTTATTCTTTATTGAAGAAGCACTTTCAGGTTCATACCGAACTGCTTGTACGCAAGAAAATGCGGCTAAAGAAAAATAACGTTTATATCGTTCGAATTCCGACCAGGGTTCAGGAGATACTAAAGACGTTGAACATCGTTTCTGAAGGTTTTATTTTTACGCAGGGGATTAATCCGGACTTGACCCGGGAAAATTGCTGTAAGCGGGCTTATTTACGCGGGGCATTCATGGCGGGTGGCTCGGTAAATAATCCAGAGGGCTCTTCGTACCATCTTGAGATTTCCTCTATGTATGAAGAGCATTGCAAAGCCTTGGTGGAGCTCGCCAATGAATTCCACCTGAACGCACGATGCATTGAGCGCAAGAAGGGCTTTATTTTTTACATTAAGGAAGGCGAGAAAATCATCGAACTGCTGAATATTATCGGCGCGCACCAAGCATTATTCAAATTTGAGGACGTACGTATCATGCGCGATATGCGCAATTCCGTTAACCGGATTGTGAACTGCGAAACTGCGAACCTGAATAAGACAATTGGCGCGGCCGTTAGGCAGATCGAGAATATCAGACTACTTCAGAAAGAAGTAGGACTTGAGAACCTCCCGGAGAAGCTGAGAGAGGTTGCCGAAGTACGTTTGGCTCATCCCGATATGAACCTGAAAGAGGTTGGAGAGCTGTTAAAAGGCAAGGTCAGCAAGTCAGGCGTAAATCACCGACTCCGGAAAATTGACGAGCTGGCAGAAAAAATTCGCGGGGGTACAAGTGTATAA
- a CDS encoding gluconeogenesis factor YvcK family protein: MNRANETKVPRIVVMGGGTGLSVMLRGLKEKPLDITAIVTVADDGGSSGILRNELHMPPPGDIRNVLTALADVEPLLSNMLSYRFSNGSGLAGHSLGNLILAAITDISGDFVTAVRELSRVFAVRGRVLPAADKAVVLHAEMEDGTIVSGESKIPEARGKIKRIFLEPEEVEPLPEACEAIREADAILIGPGSLYTSIIPNLLVPKLTEAILANKDAIKIFVCNVMTQPGETDNYTVSDHLQAVYDHVGHHLFDYVIVNDGEIPTQVQDFYAEQGAKPVEVDWDVVTGRGYKVIADTLVLFRRYLRHDADKLSQHIYQLVQNWNLRKR; this comes from the coding sequence ATGAATCGAGCCAACGAAACGAAAGTGCCGCGAATTGTAGTGATGGGCGGTGGAACCGGCCTATCGGTCATGCTTCGCGGATTGAAAGAAAAACCGCTCGATATCACGGCCATTGTTACCGTCGCTGATGATGGGGGCAGCTCCGGAATACTCCGGAATGAGCTTCATATGCCTCCTCCCGGCGATATTCGTAACGTATTGACCGCGCTGGCGGACGTTGAACCATTGCTGTCGAACATGCTCAGTTACCGCTTTTCTAACGGTTCGGGACTAGCCGGGCATAGTTTGGGCAATTTAATATTAGCAGCGATTACAGATATATCCGGCGATTTCGTCACGGCTGTTCGTGAACTGAGCCGTGTGTTTGCAGTACGCGGCCGCGTACTGCCCGCTGCCGACAAGGCAGTGGTATTGCATGCGGAAATGGAAGACGGCACGATTGTCTCCGGGGAATCGAAGATTCCCGAGGCCCGCGGGAAGATCAAACGGATCTTCCTGGAGCCAGAGGAGGTTGAGCCGTTACCGGAGGCTTGTGAAGCAATTCGCGAGGCCGATGCCATTCTAATCGGTCCGGGTAGTCTCTACACGAGTATCATCCCGAATTTGCTCGTTCCAAAGCTCACTGAGGCGATTCTGGCGAATAAGGACGCCATCAAGATTTTTGTGTGCAATGTTATGACTCAGCCTGGAGAGACGGACAATTATACAGTGAGTGATCATCTGCAGGCCGTTTATGATCACGTTGGCCATCATTTATTTGATTATGTCATCGTCAATGACGGCGAAATACCGACTCAAGTGCAGGACTTCTACGCTGAGCAAGGTGCCAAACCCGTCGAGGTCGATTGGGACGTCGTAACCGGGCGAGGCTATAAGGTTATTGCGGATACACTCGTGTTGTTCCGTCGCTATTTGCGCCACGATGCCGACAAATTAAGTCAGCATATTTATCAATTGGTGCAGAACTGGAATTTACGAAAGAGGTGA
- a CDS encoding DUF1858 domain-containing protein yields MGKVIDLRKTVYELCTSDPEIIDIMVNLGFEQLAKPGMLQSAGRFMTIPQGARLRKVELDKIKSAFRAKGYEIME; encoded by the coding sequence ATGGGGAAAGTAATCGATTTGCGCAAAACGGTGTACGAGTTATGTACGTCCGATCCTGAAATCATCGATATTATGGTGAACCTGGGCTTTGAGCAGCTTGCCAAGCCGGGGATGCTGCAGAGCGCGGGGCGCTTTATGACGATACCCCAGGGAGCCAGGCTGCGCAAGGTAGAGTTGGATAAGATTAAGAGCGCATTTCGCGCAAAGGGCTATGAAATTATGGAATAA
- a CDS encoding SIMPL domain-containing protein → MKKWFKPVGAVLIAGVLISGGSFISGGLELPQPVYADNEVQRNVINVTGSGEIQVKPDVAYISVGIETQADTAKEAQSQNAAKMAKVSTLLKDTWKLDAKDMKTGQFSVQPNYTYSEKEGQKVKGYTVYHTLSITYRDLDKVGQLLDELTKAGANRIDNIRFSTENPDQYQEQVIQKAMANADMKAAAIAKAAKRQVGLVLSVTQGSGNDYSPYMNMSFAVAEKTTMDRATSIEPGEITVKTTLSVMYEMK, encoded by the coding sequence ATGAAAAAATGGTTCAAGCCAGTTGGAGCAGTACTGATTGCAGGAGTGTTAATTTCCGGAGGCTCTTTTATTAGCGGGGGATTGGAATTACCGCAGCCTGTATATGCTGACAACGAGGTACAGCGCAATGTAATTAACGTTACAGGCAGCGGGGAGATTCAGGTTAAGCCGGACGTTGCATACATCTCTGTAGGGATAGAGACGCAAGCGGATACGGCGAAGGAAGCGCAAAGCCAAAATGCCGCTAAGATGGCTAAGGTAAGCACGCTGCTGAAGGATACGTGGAAGTTGGATGCGAAGGATATGAAGACAGGGCAATTCTCGGTTCAACCGAATTATACGTATTCGGAAAAAGAAGGCCAGAAGGTGAAGGGGTATACCGTTTACCATACTTTGTCGATTACTTATCGCGATTTGGATAAGGTGGGCCAACTGCTTGATGAGCTTACAAAGGCCGGAGCAAACCGAATCGATAATATTCGCTTCTCCACCGAGAATCCGGATCAATATCAGGAGCAGGTGATTCAAAAGGCCATGGCAAATGCGGACATGAAGGCCGCAGCGATTGCCAAGGCGGCCAAGCGTCAGGTTGGCCTGGTGCTGAGCGTGACCCAAGGCAGTGGTAATGATTACTCACCTTATATGAACATGAGCTTCGCTGTAGCGGAGAAGACTACCATGGATCGGGCAACCTCTATTGAGCCCGGGGAAATTACCGTAAAGACAACACTTTCCGTGATGTATGAAATGAAATAA
- a CDS encoding sensor histidine kinase encodes MRKSPLQRLRTSLLSQYVLIIVTALVFIPVLIPASFAASWAVNQMLIMSGQENYQLPYGSAYELEQMWHQQAKALDGASSKEINAKLTALKREFPDASLFWVDGDGLTQLQLPEQPVLPEKWSTGNTIAFMKAGINADPYTIVALIGGHEEIGQGFMVFELPRSYLTPQGRPSDTRFYGLFTALIFGVFILLSYLFFRDIRQRLLRLEAAMTRVGDNGLPAPTAEGRPDEIGRLEQAFNHMVEQLEEGRRREREEEDLRKNLIANLSHDLRTPLTVLGSHLYSIEKEPLSAQGRQSLSLMQTKLGDLDHLIDHLLSYNLLTSGRYALSLERQDVHRIVRESAAAWYPVWEKAQMDIDIDLPEEPLKWAVDTQGFRRVLDNLFQNIVRHAGSGKYVGIHAISWKGRTALVITDHGPGLHADSNAKGAGLGLAIIDLLLQEMELQLDTESSAGGTRFIIYPITNKFKAHDYDEPHIT; translated from the coding sequence ATGAGAAAAAGCCCTTTACAGCGCCTGCGCACCTCCCTTCTATCGCAATACGTGTTAATTATTGTAACAGCCCTTGTATTTATTCCCGTACTCATTCCAGCCAGCTTTGCAGCCTCCTGGGCCGTGAACCAAATGCTGATTATGAGCGGGCAGGAAAACTATCAACTGCCTTATGGATCCGCATATGAGCTGGAGCAGATGTGGCACCAGCAAGCAAAGGCGCTTGATGGCGCCTCCTCCAAGGAGATTAATGCCAAACTGACCGCGCTCAAGCGGGAATTTCCCGATGCTTCGCTATTCTGGGTCGACGGAGATGGCCTCACACAGCTTCAGCTTCCAGAGCAGCCTGTGCTTCCCGAGAAATGGTCAACCGGGAATACAATCGCCTTCATGAAGGCAGGAATTAATGCTGATCCTTACACCATAGTCGCCTTAATCGGTGGCCACGAGGAGATTGGTCAGGGCTTCATGGTCTTCGAACTGCCTCGCTCTTACCTGACGCCTCAAGGCCGCCCAAGCGATACCCGGTTCTACGGGTTATTCACAGCCCTTATTTTTGGCGTCTTCATCCTGCTGTCCTACCTCTTCTTCCGCGATATCCGTCAACGACTACTACGGCTTGAAGCCGCCATGACCCGTGTCGGGGACAACGGACTTCCAGCACCAACGGCAGAGGGACGGCCTGACGAAATTGGCAGACTGGAACAAGCCTTTAATCATATGGTGGAGCAATTGGAGGAAGGGCGCCGAAGAGAGCGCGAGGAAGAGGACCTGCGAAAGAATCTGATCGCTAATCTATCCCATGACCTGCGCACGCCGCTGACCGTACTGGGCAGCCATCTCTACTCTATTGAAAAAGAGCCTTTATCCGCGCAGGGACGGCAATCCTTATCCCTAATGCAGACGAAGCTGGGTGACCTAGATCACTTAATCGACCATCTGCTATCCTATAATCTCCTAACGAGCGGCAGATACGCCTTGTCTCTAGAACGGCAGGATGTGCACCGCATCGTCAGAGAGAGTGCAGCAGCATGGTATCCGGTCTGGGAAAAAGCTCAAATGGACATTGACATCGACTTGCCCGAGGAACCGCTCAAGTGGGCTGTTGACACGCAGGGCTTCCGGCGCGTGCTGGATAATCTGTTTCAAAATATTGTTCGCCATGCTGGATCAGGAAAATATGTAGGCATCCATGCGATAAGCTGGAAAGGAAGAACCGCTCTAGTTATTACAGATCACGGCCCTGGCCTCCATGCAGATTCGAACGCCAAAGGCGCAGGCCTTGGACTCGCCATCATCGATTTGCTGCTTCAAGAGATGGAGCTTCAGCTTGATACTGAATCCTCGGCTGGTGGAACAAGGTTCATCATATATCCCATCACAAATAAATTTAAGGCACATGATTATGATGAACCACATATCACTTAA
- a CDS encoding HPr family phosphocarrier protein: MIKHPVTVRLKTGLHARPAALFVQEANKYSSEIFVEKDDKKVNAKSIMGIMSLAISTGTEIYISADGADAEQAANALINLVSKEELENQ, translated from the coding sequence ATGATCAAACACCCGGTAACTGTTCGATTGAAAACGGGTCTACACGCTCGGCCGGCAGCGCTTTTCGTTCAGGAAGCGAATAAATACTCATCTGAAATATTTGTTGAGAAAGACGATAAAAAAGTAAATGCTAAAAGTATCATGGGTATTATGAGCCTTGCCATTAGCACCGGAACGGAAATTTACATCAGTGCAGATGGCGCCGATGCGGAGCAAGCCGCAAACGCTTTAATTAATCTCGTTAGCAAAGAGGAACTGGAGAACCAATAA
- a CDS encoding response regulator transcription factor, whose translation MNQIHLLYIEDDTEIGEWVSRNLQERGYRVTWLTSGERALEQADVCRLVILDVMLPGLDGFTIGQRIKKQYPDLPILMLSARTSIDDKLQGLEFADDYLTKPFHPDELVARIEVLLRRSGNTSSEPLKLRHLLIHERENLIINQDNGQEVTLTGKQFHIFKYLLRHLGQIMTKEQIYEAVWGEPYLEGDKSLMVHIRHLREKLERDPASPEIIETIRGIGYRVRS comes from the coding sequence ATGAATCAAATTCATTTACTATACATTGAAGACGATACGGAGATTGGGGAATGGGTTAGCAGGAATCTGCAGGAACGCGGCTATCGCGTAACATGGCTGACTAGCGGAGAACGTGCCTTAGAGCAAGCGGATGTCTGTCGGCTTGTCATTCTCGATGTTATGCTGCCAGGCCTAGACGGCTTCACCATCGGACAGCGGATTAAGAAGCAGTACCCGGATCTGCCCATCTTGATGCTCTCGGCAAGAACCTCGATCGACGATAAGCTGCAAGGTCTGGAGTTCGCCGATGATTATTTGACGAAGCCGTTTCACCCGGATGAGCTAGTGGCTCGCATTGAGGTGCTGCTCCGCCGCAGCGGCAATACTTCCTCGGAGCCGCTCAAACTCCGGCATTTGCTCATTCATGAACGCGAGAACCTCATTATTAACCAAGACAACGGGCAGGAGGTCACCCTTACCGGGAAGCAGTTTCATATCTTCAAATACCTGCTGCGCCACCTCGGCCAAATTATGACCAAGGAGCAAATCTATGAAGCTGTGTGGGGTGAGCCCTATCTGGAAGGGGATAAATCTCTAATGGTCCATATCCGGCATTTACGCGAAAAATTGGAGCGCGATCCCGCCTCTCCCGAAATTATCGAAACAATCCGAGGGATCGGTTACCGGGTGAGATCATGA